The Neobacillus sp. PS3-34 genome has a window encoding:
- the icmF gene encoding fused isobutyryl-CoA mutase/GTPase IcmF — MITENYKPKNHIRFVTASSLFDGHDASINIMRRILQSSGAEVIHLGHNRSVEEVVNAAVQEDVQGIAISSYQGGDVEYFKYMYDLLKEKGADHIRIYGGGGGVIIPREIKELHEYGIAWIFSPEDGRTMGLQGMINRMIEECDFSTVSSEDAGQLEKLQSGDINTVAKLITVAELQADHKGESAAAVEQVMEKVKSLTKSVPVVGITGTGGAGKSSLTDELIRRFINELPEKRVAILSVDPTKQKTGGALLGDRIRMNAIFNPRVYMRSLATRGSKSELSLAIKDAVSVVKAAGFDLVIVETSGIGQGDAEITEICDISLYVMTSEFGAPSQLEKIDMIDFADLIVINKFERKGSEDAKRQVQKQYQRSHMLFEKEADDMPVYGTIASQFNDPGTNALFAALIEKINQKTGTEWATSFSKNALVEKQNVIIPNDRRYYLREISETVRRYHLKAEEQANVARKLFQLEGAIEAVKERETNGEILASLQAIKEETESQLTPESQKILAGWGNTKAAYSQDQFVTRIRDKEIITVLKSKSLSGLDIPKVALPKYKDYGEILRWVYRENVPGAFPYTAGVFPFKREGEDPKRQFAGEGTPDRTNRRFHYLSKDDTAKRLSTAFDSVTLYGEDPDYRPDIYGKVGESGVSVCSLDDMKKLYDGFDLCHPSTSVSMTINGPAPIILAMFMNTAIEQQVQRKEVELGRTLTEQEFSEVMAYTLKTVRGTVQADILKEDQGQNTCIFSTEFALRMMGDIQQYFIDQQVRNYYSVSISGYHIAEAGANPISQLAFTLANGFTYVEYYLSRGMKIDDFAPNLSFFFSNGLDPEYTVIGRVARRIWATVMRDKYSANERSQKLKYHIQTSGRSLHAQEIDFNDIRTTLQALMALQDNCNSLHTNAYDEAITTPTEESVRRAMAIQMIITKEHGLTKNENPLQGAFIIDELTDLVEEAVLQEFERLNDRGGVLGAMETQYQRGKIQDESMYYEMKKHSGELPIIGVNTYLNPNPPSEEAMDNMELARATTEEKELQISHLREFQSRNQDGSAAALARLKETAVNGGNIFAELMETVKVASLGQITHALYEVGGQYRRNM; from the coding sequence ATGATAACGGAAAATTATAAGCCAAAAAACCATATTCGGTTTGTGACAGCTTCAAGCTTATTCGACGGACATGATGCCTCTATCAATATTATGAGGAGAATTCTTCAGTCGAGCGGGGCGGAGGTCATTCACCTTGGCCACAACCGCTCAGTTGAAGAGGTGGTTAATGCAGCTGTGCAGGAGGATGTGCAGGGGATAGCGATTTCCTCATATCAGGGCGGCGATGTTGAGTATTTTAAATACATGTATGACCTTTTGAAGGAAAAGGGCGCTGACCATATCCGCATTTACGGTGGCGGTGGCGGCGTTATCATTCCACGAGAAATTAAAGAGCTTCATGAGTACGGGATTGCGTGGATTTTTTCGCCGGAAGACGGAAGGACAATGGGCCTTCAGGGCATGATAAACCGGATGATAGAGGAGTGCGATTTTTCCACAGTGTCTTCAGAGGATGCAGGACAGCTGGAAAAATTACAATCAGGCGATATCAATACGGTTGCCAAGCTGATTACCGTCGCCGAGCTGCAGGCTGACCATAAGGGGGAAAGTGCGGCTGCAGTTGAACAGGTTATGGAAAAAGTAAAGTCTTTAACTAAGTCTGTGCCTGTCGTCGGGATTACGGGAACAGGCGGAGCGGGAAAAAGCTCGCTTACAGATGAATTGATCCGCCGTTTTATTAACGAGCTTCCGGAAAAGCGGGTAGCTATTTTATCGGTCGATCCTACTAAGCAAAAAACGGGCGGTGCCCTGCTCGGGGACCGCATCCGTATGAACGCCATTTTTAACCCGCGTGTGTATATGCGCAGCCTCGCGACAAGAGGATCAAAAAGTGAATTGTCACTGGCTATCAAGGATGCGGTTTCTGTTGTCAAAGCTGCCGGTTTCGACCTTGTCATTGTTGAAACAAGCGGTATCGGACAGGGAGATGCGGAAATTACGGAAATCTGCGATATATCCTTATATGTCATGACGAGCGAATTCGGCGCTCCATCTCAATTGGAAAAAATCGATATGATCGATTTCGCCGATTTGATTGTCATTAACAAATTCGAACGCAAAGGCTCCGAGGATGCGAAACGCCAGGTGCAAAAGCAGTACCAGCGCAGCCATATGCTGTTTGAAAAAGAGGCTGATGACATGCCTGTTTATGGCACCATCGCTAGCCAATTCAATGATCCTGGCACAAACGCCCTGTTTGCTGCCTTAATTGAAAAAATTAATCAAAAAACGGGAACTGAATGGGCAACATCTTTTTCAAAAAATGCATTAGTTGAAAAGCAAAATGTCATCATTCCAAATGACCGCCGCTATTATTTGCGGGAAATTTCCGAAACGGTCCGCCGTTATCATCTAAAAGCGGAGGAACAGGCGAATGTTGCAAGAAAGCTCTTCCAGCTGGAGGGTGCGATCGAAGCAGTTAAGGAGCGGGAAACAAACGGTGAAATTTTAGCATCGCTACAAGCGATTAAAGAGGAAACAGAATCGCAATTAACTCCTGAATCGCAAAAAATCCTCGCTGGATGGGGAAATACAAAGGCAGCTTATTCACAGGACCAATTCGTAACACGTATCCGTGATAAGGAAATCATCACCGTGCTTAAGTCGAAAAGTCTGTCAGGTCTCGATATTCCGAAGGTGGCACTGCCGAAGTATAAAGATTACGGAGAAATTTTGCGATGGGTCTACCGCGAAAATGTACCTGGAGCATTCCCTTATACAGCAGGCGTATTTCCGTTTAAGCGTGAAGGGGAGGATCCAAAGCGCCAGTTTGCGGGTGAGGGAACACCTGACCGGACAAACCGCCGCTTTCACTATCTATCAAAGGATGATACGGCGAAGCGCCTGAGCACTGCGTTCGACTCGGTCACATTGTATGGTGAGGATCCAGATTACCGCCCTGACATTTATGGGAAGGTTGGCGAAAGCGGCGTAAGCGTCTGCTCACTTGATGATATGAAAAAGCTGTATGACGGCTTTGATTTATGCCATCCATCCACATCAGTATCAATGACGATCAACGGTCCGGCGCCTATCATTTTGGCGATGTTCATGAATACTGCGATTGAGCAGCAGGTTCAAAGGAAAGAAGTGGAGCTTGGCAGAACACTGACTGAACAGGAATTTTCTGAAGTGATGGCATATACGTTAAAAACGGTCCGTGGTACCGTTCAGGCTGATATCCTGAAGGAAGACCAGGGGCAAAACACATGCATCTTCTCTACTGAATTTGCATTGCGGATGATGGGTGATATTCAGCAGTATTTCATTGATCAGCAGGTGCGCAATTATTATTCTGTCTCCATTTCCGGCTACCATATCGCGGAAGCAGGGGCAAACCCGATTTCACAGCTTGCGTTCACACTCGCAAATGGCTTCACATATGTGGAGTATTATTTAAGCCGCGGCATGAAGATCGATGATTTTGCACCGAACCTAAGCTTCTTTTTCTCAAATGGACTGGATCCGGAATATACAGTCATTGGCCGGGTAGCACGCCGCATCTGGGCAACGGTCATGCGTGATAAATACAGTGCGAACGAGAGAAGCCAGAAGTTAAAGTATCATATCCAGACATCAGGCCGTTCACTGCATGCCCAGGAAATCGACTTTAACGATATCAGGACTACTCTTCAGGCATTGATGGCGCTGCAGGATAACTGTAATTCACTCCATACGAATGCATATGATGAAGCAATTACGACTCCGACGGAAGAATCAGTTCGCAGGGCAATGGCAATTCAAATGATTATCACAAAAGAACATGGCCTGACGAAAAATGAAAATCCACTTCAAGGTGCCTTTATCATTGATGAATTGACTGACCTTGTGGAAGAAGCGGTACTGCAGGAATTCGAACGGTTGAATGACCGTGGCGGAGTTCTTGGAGCAATGGAAACGCAGTATCAGCGTGGCAAGATTCAAGATGAATCGATGTATTATGAAATGAAGAAGCACTCGGGTGAACTGCCGATTATCGGTGTGAATACGTATTTGAATCCGAATCCTCCTTCTGAGGAAGCGATGGATAATATGGAGCTTGCAAGAGCGACTACTGAGGAAAAAGAATTGCAAATCTCTCATTTGCGTGAATTCCAAAGTAGAAACCAGGATGGATCTGCTGCTGCGCTGGCAAGATTGAAAGAAACAGCCGTCAATGGCGGAAATATTTTTGCCGAGTTAATGGAAACAGTAAAAGTGGCAAGCCTTGGTCAGATTACACATGCTCTTTACGAGGTTGGCGGACAGTACCGCCGGAATATGTAA
- a CDS encoding class II fructose-bisphosphate aldolase translates to MPLVSMTEMLKKAKAESYAVGQFNLNNLEFTQAILLAAQEEKSPVILGVSEGAARYMGGFKTVVKMVEGLMEDYKVTVPVAIHLDHGSSFDKCKEAIDAGFTSVMIDASHHPFEENIETTSKVVEYAHSKGVSVEAELGTVGGQEDDVVAEGVIYADPKECEELVTRTGIDCLAPALGSVHGPYKGEPNLGFKEMEEIGKTTGVPLVLHGGTGIPTKDIQKSVSLGTAKINVNTENQIASAKVVREVLAAKPNEYDPRKYLGPARDAIKETVIGKMREFGSAGKA, encoded by the coding sequence ATGCCTTTAGTTTCAATGACTGAGATGCTGAAAAAAGCGAAAGCAGAAAGCTACGCTGTTGGGCAATTCAACTTAAATAACCTGGAATTCACTCAGGCAATTCTTTTAGCAGCACAGGAAGAAAAATCACCTGTAATCCTTGGTGTTTCCGAAGGCGCAGCCCGCTATATGGGTGGCTTTAAAACTGTTGTTAAAATGGTTGAAGGATTAATGGAAGATTATAAGGTTACTGTACCGGTTGCGATCCATCTTGACCACGGATCAAGCTTTGATAAATGTAAAGAAGCGATCGATGCTGGATTTACTTCCGTTATGATCGATGCATCACACCACCCATTTGAAGAAAACATTGAAACAACTTCAAAGGTTGTTGAATATGCACATTCAAAAGGCGTTTCTGTTGAAGCGGAATTAGGAACTGTTGGCGGACAGGAAGATGACGTTGTTGCAGAAGGCGTTATTTACGCTGATCCAAAGGAATGTGAAGAGCTTGTTACTCGCACTGGCATCGATTGCCTTGCACCAGCATTAGGCTCTGTACACGGACCTTACAAAGGCGAACCAAACCTTGGATTCAAGGAAATGGAAGAAATCGGCAAGACTACAGGTGTGCCTTTAGTTCTTCACGGAGGAACTGGAATCCCTACAAAGGACATCCAAAAATCAGTTTCACTTGGTACTGCTAAAATCAATGTAAATACTGAAAACCAAATCGCATCTGCTAAAGTTGTTCGCGAAGTATTAGCAGCCAAGCCTAATGAATACGATCCACGTAAATACTTAGGCCCTGCTCGCGATGCAATCAAAGAAACGGTAATCGGCAAAATGCGCGAATTCGGTTCTGCAGGCAAAGCTTAA
- a CDS encoding acyl-CoA dehydrogenase: MKFTLSEEHEMIRKMVRDFAKNEVAPSAAERDEEERFDREIFDKMAELGLTGIPWPEEYGGIGSDYLAYCIAVEELSRVCASTGVTLSAHTSLAGWPIFKFGSEEQKQKYLRPMAEGKKIGAYGLTEPGSGSDAGGMRTTARLDGDHYVLNGSKIFITNGGIADIYVVFALTDPTSKQKGTTAFIIESDFPGFSVGKKEKKLGIRSSPTTEIIFENCRVPKENMLGAEGEGFKIAMMTLDGGRNGIAAQAVGIAQGALDAAVGYAKERVQFGKPIAAQQGISFKLADMATGVEAARLLTYQAAWLESEGLPYGKESAMSKLFAGDTAMKVTTEAVQVFGGYGYTKDYPVERFMRDAKITQIYEGTQEIQRLVISRMITK, encoded by the coding sequence GTGAAATTTACACTTTCTGAAGAACATGAAATGATTCGAAAAATGGTCCGCGACTTTGCGAAAAATGAAGTGGCGCCATCTGCTGCAGAACGGGATGAAGAGGAACGGTTCGACCGTGAAATTTTCGACAAAATGGCTGAGCTTGGATTGACAGGCATTCCATGGCCTGAGGAATACGGCGGAATCGGCAGCGACTATTTGGCTTATTGCATCGCTGTTGAAGAGCTGTCCAGAGTTTGTGCATCAACAGGCGTAACCCTTTCAGCCCATACATCACTTGCAGGCTGGCCAATATTTAAGTTTGGGTCGGAAGAACAAAAGCAAAAATATTTGCGCCCAATGGCGGAAGGAAAGAAAATTGGCGCATACGGCTTAACAGAGCCAGGAAGCGGATCAGATGCAGGAGGAATGAGAACGACTGCGCGCCTTGACGGAGACCATTATGTTTTAAATGGTTCAAAGATTTTTATTACAAACGGTGGAATTGCTGATATTTACGTCGTTTTTGCTTTAACAGATCCTACAAGCAAGCAAAAAGGGACAACAGCATTCATTATCGAATCTGATTTCCCAGGCTTCTCAGTAGGCAAAAAGGAAAAGAAACTCGGCATTCGTTCGTCACCGACAACGGAAATCATTTTTGAGAACTGTCGTGTACCGAAGGAAAACATGCTTGGCGCTGAAGGGGAAGGCTTCAAGATCGCAATGATGACACTCGATGGCGGCCGCAACGGAATCGCTGCCCAGGCAGTCGGAATTGCGCAGGGAGCTTTGGATGCTGCTGTTGGTTATGCGAAGGAGCGCGTACAGTTTGGCAAGCCAATCGCAGCACAGCAGGGAATCAGCTTTAAGCTTGCCGATATGGCAACAGGTGTTGAAGCGGCAAGGCTATTAACCTACCAGGCAGCATGGCTCGAATCCGAAGGCCTTCCATACGGAAAAGAATCGGCGATGTCAAAATTATTTGCTGGCGACACAGCAATGAAGGTAACGACAGAAGCTGTCCAGGTTTTCGGCGGCTATGGCTATACAAAGGATTATCCGGTTGAAAGATTTATGCGCGATGCGAAAATCACGCAAATTTATGAAGGAACACAGGAAATCCAGCGACTTGTTATTTCAAGGATGATAACAAAATAA
- a CDS encoding DUF2529 domain-containing protein, producing MLKMFTTQLTGLFKRIQDKGEFSFEDGARLLAQAPAGDGILYIYGSREMKAVSFEAIEGEEKLDFVRSYDGAEITSADRVLLFSRFSTDKDAVTAAAELKDKGILFTAVSSVVDADGGPSLDNLADVHIDLALTKGLLPDEEGNRFGFPSSIAALFVYFGLKFTIEEILAEYE from the coding sequence ATGTTAAAAATGTTTACGACCCAGCTGACGGGCTTATTTAAAAGGATCCAGGATAAAGGTGAGTTTTCATTTGAGGATGGAGCGAGACTGCTTGCCCAGGCACCTGCAGGAGATGGAATCCTCTATATTTATGGAAGCAGGGAAATGAAGGCTGTTTCATTTGAGGCAATTGAAGGTGAAGAAAAATTGGATTTTGTCCGAAGCTATGATGGTGCAGAAATTACTTCTGCCGACCGCGTACTGCTCTTTTCCCGTTTTTCAACGGATAAGGATGCAGTGACAGCAGCAGCAGAATTAAAGGACAAGGGCATTTTATTTACCGCGGTCTCATCCGTGGTTGATGCGGATGGCGGACCAAGCCTCGATAATCTGGCAGACGTCCATATTGACCTGGCGCTTACAAAGGGACTTCTTCCCGATGAAGAAGGCAACCGGTTTGGATTCCCCTCATCAATCGCCGCATTATTTGTCTATTTCGGATTAAAATTTACAATTGAAGAGATATTAGCTGAATATGAATAA
- the fsa gene encoding fructose-6-phosphate aldolase — MKFFIDTANIEEIREAHALGLLAGVTTNPSLVAKEKNVSFHDRLKEITALVPGSVSAEVIALDAEGMIKEGRELAAIAPNITVKVPMTPEGLKAVHAFSKEGIKTNVTLIFNANQALLAARAGATYVSPFLGRLDDIGQNGLDLVSTIAEIFAVHGLETEIIAASIRHPMHVTEAALRGAHIATIPYKVLLSLFHHPLTDKGIEAFLADWNSRTNS, encoded by the coding sequence ATGAAGTTTTTTATTGATACAGCAAATATTGAAGAAATCCGTGAAGCCCATGCATTAGGTTTATTAGCTGGAGTTACAACCAATCCATCACTTGTCGCCAAAGAAAAAAATGTTTCATTCCATGATCGTTTAAAGGAAATCACCGCACTTGTTCCTGGCTCTGTCAGTGCTGAAGTAATCGCCCTTGATGCAGAAGGCATGATTAAAGAGGGAAGGGAATTGGCTGCGATTGCTCCAAACATTACAGTCAAGGTTCCGATGACTCCTGAAGGATTGAAAGCCGTTCATGCTTTTTCAAAGGAAGGCATCAAAACGAATGTAACGCTGATTTTTAATGCCAACCAGGCTTTGCTTGCAGCGAGAGCTGGTGCCACATATGTTTCTCCATTCTTAGGCAGATTGGATGATATCGGCCAGAACGGTCTTGACCTCGTATCAACGATTGCGGAAATTTTTGCTGTTCACGGACTTGAAACAGAAATTATCGCTGCATCCATTCGCCATCCTATGCATGTAACAGAAGCTGCATTAAGAGGTGCGCATATTGCTACCATTCCATATAAAGTACTTCTGTCATTATTTCATCACCCTCTGACCGATAAAGGAATCGAAGCATTTTTGGCTGACTGGAATTCCCGGACAAACAGCTAA
- the rpoE gene encoding DNA-directed RNA polymerase subunit delta gives MSLKQYSKEELKELSFIEMAYQSLLDRKQPIAFTEMMNEIAKAIGLSEKEVKAKIAQFYTDLNIDGRFLALGENNSWGLRVWYPVEQYEEEMVPATKPKKKKAKKAVDDDYDLDEDLEYEDYSDDDDDLLDEDDEDDAFDDIDEVDDVDDVEDVDDLDEDEEIIEDDEFALVDDEEEDEEEEEFDEEEEL, from the coding sequence TTGAGTTTAAAACAATACTCAAAAGAGGAATTGAAAGAGTTATCTTTCATTGAAATGGCTTATCAATCATTACTAGATAGAAAGCAGCCAATTGCTTTCACTGAAATGATGAATGAAATTGCTAAAGCAATAGGGCTTTCAGAAAAAGAAGTAAAGGCAAAAATTGCACAATTTTATACAGACTTAAACATAGATGGCCGTTTTCTTGCACTAGGTGAAAATAATAGCTGGGGACTTCGTGTGTGGTATCCGGTTGAGCAATATGAAGAAGAAATGGTTCCAGCCACAAAGCCGAAGAAGAAAAAGGCGAAAAAGGCTGTCGATGATGATTACGATTTAGATGAGGATCTTGAATACGAAGACTATTCCGACGATGACGATGATCTCCTCGACGAAGACGACGAAGATGATGCTTTCGATGATATCGATGAAGTCGATGATGTTGATGATGTCGAGGACGTAGATGATCTTGATGAAGATGAAGAAATTATCGAGGATGATGAGTTCGCCCTTGTAGATGACGAAGAAGAGGACGAAGAAGAAGAGGAATTTGATGAAGAGGAAGAGCTGTAA
- a CDS encoding CTP synthase, with protein sequence MTKYIFVTGGVVSSLGKGITAASLGRLLKNRGLNVTIQKFDPYINVDPGTMSPYQHGEVFVTGDGAETDLDLGHYERFVDINLTKYSSVTTGKIYSTVLRKERRGDYNGGTVQVIPHITNEIKDKVFRAGKETNADVVITEIGGTVGDIESLPFLEAIRQIKSDIGRDNVMYIHCTLIPYIKVAGEMKTKPTQHSVKELRSLGIQPNIIVVRTEMPVSQDMKDKIALFCDIDAKAVIEARDADTLYAVPMALQEQNMDQIVCDHLKLVTKEADMTDWNILLDKVRNLSGKTKIALVGKYVELQDAYISVVEALRHAGYAFDTDIEINWINSDDVNNENAAELLSDADGILVPGGFGDRGIEGKIAATKFARENKKPFLGICLGMQLATVEFARHVLGLEDAHSAEFVPETENPIIDLLPEQKDVEDLGGTLRLGLYPCKLTEGTKAFEAYEEKVIYERHRHRYEFNNFYRQAMEEAGFIFSGTSPDGRLIEIIELQDHPWFVASQFHPEFISRPNRPQPLFRDFVKATLQK encoded by the coding sequence ATGACAAAGTATATTTTTGTAACCGGCGGTGTTGTATCGTCATTAGGAAAAGGAATCACAGCTGCCTCTTTAGGACGTTTATTGAAAAATAGAGGCTTGAATGTGACGATTCAAAAATTCGATCCATATATCAACGTGGATCCAGGAACCATGAGCCCTTACCAGCACGGTGAAGTGTTCGTAACGGGTGACGGAGCAGAGACAGACTTGGATTTGGGGCACTATGAGCGATTTGTTGATATCAACCTGACAAAGTACAGCAGTGTAACAACAGGAAAAATCTACTCAACAGTACTTAGAAAAGAACGCCGCGGAGATTATAACGGAGGAACTGTACAAGTTATTCCTCATATTACAAATGAAATCAAAGACAAGGTATTCCGTGCAGGTAAAGAAACAAACGCTGATGTCGTTATAACAGAAATCGGCGGTACGGTTGGCGATATCGAATCGCTTCCATTCCTTGAAGCGATCCGCCAAATCAAGAGCGATATTGGCCGCGACAATGTCATGTACATCCACTGTACGCTAATTCCTTACATTAAGGTTGCGGGTGAGATGAAAACAAAGCCTACCCAGCACAGTGTAAAAGAATTGCGTAGTCTTGGCATTCAGCCAAACATCATTGTAGTCCGTACAGAGATGCCGGTATCCCAGGATATGAAGGACAAAATTGCCCTTTTCTGTGATATTGACGCGAAAGCAGTTATTGAAGCACGAGATGCCGACACACTTTATGCGGTTCCAATGGCTCTTCAAGAGCAAAACATGGACCAAATCGTCTGCGACCACCTGAAATTGGTGACAAAAGAAGCTGACATGACAGATTGGAATATCCTTCTTGATAAAGTCCGCAATCTATCTGGCAAAACAAAAATTGCGCTTGTCGGTAAATACGTAGAGCTTCAGGATGCTTATATCTCTGTTGTTGAAGCATTGCGCCATGCGGGCTATGCCTTCGATACGGATATTGAAATCAACTGGATTAATTCCGATGATGTGAATAATGAAAATGCAGCAGAGCTTCTTAGCGACGCAGACGGAATTTTAGTTCCAGGCGGTTTTGGAGACCGTGGTATTGAGGGTAAAATTGCTGCCACAAAATTTGCCCGTGAAAATAAGAAGCCTTTCCTTGGCATCTGCCTAGGCATGCAGCTTGCAACGGTTGAATTTGCCCGCCATGTACTTGGATTGGAAGATGCACATTCAGCGGAATTTGTTCCTGAAACTGAGAATCCGATAATTGACCTGCTTCCAGAGCAGAAGGATGTTGAAGATCTTGGCGGAACGCTGCGCCTTGGGCTGTATCCATGCAAGCTGACTGAAGGAACGAAGGCTTTCGAAGCATATGAAGAAAAGGTTATTTACGAGCGCCACCGCCATCGTTATGAATTTAACAATTTCTACCGCCAGGCAATGGAAGAGGCAGGCTTCATCTTCTCTGGAACAAGCCCTGATGGACGTTTGATTGAAATCATCGAGCTACAGGACCATCCTTGGTTTGTCGCTTCACAATTCCATCCGGAATTCATTTCGCGTCCGAACCGTCCACAGCCGCTGTTCCGTGATTTTGTAAAAGCAACATTGCAAAAATAA
- a CDS encoding response regulator has protein sequence MMNEKVLIVDDQFGIRILLNEVFQKEGYKTFQAANGLQALDIVKKHAPDLVLLDMKIPGMDGIEILKRMKVLDPDIRVIIMTAYGELDMIQEAKDLGALTHFAKPFDIDDIRAAVRNNLPEKSTKN, from the coding sequence ATAATGAACGAAAAAGTTTTGATCGTTGATGACCAGTTTGGAATCAGAATTTTACTTAACGAAGTGTTTCAAAAGGAAGGTTATAAAACCTTTCAGGCAGCAAACGGGCTGCAAGCACTCGATATCGTAAAAAAACATGCCCCTGACCTTGTTTTGCTTGATATGAAAATTCCGGGAATGGATGGAATTGAAATTTTGAAAAGAATGAAAGTCCTCGATCCGGATATCCGCGTGATCATCATGACGGCATACGGAGAATTGGATATGATTCAGGAAGCAAAAGACCTCGGTGCGTTAACCCACTTTGCGAAGCCATTTGATATTGATGATATTCGTGCGGCCGTAAGGAATAATTTGCCTGAAAAATCCACCAAAAATTAG
- the glpX gene encoding class II fructose-bisphosphatase codes for MERSLTMELVRVTEAAALASARWMGRGKKDEADDAATSAMRDVFDTIPMKGTVVIGEGEMDEAPMLYIGEKLGTGYGPRLDVAVDPLEGTNIVASGGWNALAVLAVADNGNLLHAPDMYMEKIAVGPEAVGEIDLNASVLDNLKAVARAKNKDIEDVVATVLNRERHEHIIAQLREAGARIKLINDGDVAGAINTAFDQTGVDILFGSGGAPEGVLAAVALKCLGGEILGKLVPQNDAELERCIKMGLDVNRVLRMEDLVKGDDAIFAATGVTDGELLKGVQFKGSYGSTHSVVMRAKSGTVRFIEGQHSLKKKPNLVIR; via the coding sequence ATGGAAAGAAGTTTAACGATGGAGCTCGTCCGCGTGACGGAGGCTGCTGCACTCGCTTCTGCCCGCTGGATGGGCCGCGGAAAAAAAGACGAGGCAGATGACGCAGCGACAAGCGCAATGCGTGATGTCTTCGATACCATTCCGATGAAGGGTACAGTCGTGATCGGCGAAGGGGAAATGGATGAAGCGCCGATGCTGTATATTGGAGAAAAACTTGGAACTGGCTATGGCCCGCGTCTGGATGTAGCGGTTGATCCTCTTGAGGGAACCAATATTGTCGCATCTGGCGGCTGGAATGCCCTTGCTGTTTTAGCGGTTGCCGACAATGGAAATCTGCTTCATGCGCCGGATATGTATATGGAAAAAATAGCAGTAGGTCCGGAAGCTGTCGGTGAAATCGACTTAAATGCTTCAGTGCTTGATAATTTGAAGGCTGTTGCACGTGCGAAAAACAAGGATATTGAAGATGTGGTTGCCACTGTATTAAATCGCGAGCGCCACGAGCATATCATTGCCCAGCTTCGCGAAGCGGGAGCGAGAATTAAACTGATCAACGATGGCGATGTGGCAGGAGCGATAAATACAGCTTTTGACCAAACCGGTGTTGATATCCTCTTTGGTTCAGGCGGAGCTCCTGAAGGCGTCCTTGCAGCAGTTGCGCTAAAATGCCTTGGCGGAGAGATCCTCGGAAAATTAGTGCCTCAAAATGATGCTGAGCTTGAACGCTGCATCAAAATGGGCCTTGATGTAAACCGTGTCCTCCGCATGGAAGACCTGGTAAAGGGCGACGATGCCATTTTTGCAGCTACTGGTGTTACAGATGGAGAATTGCTAAAGGGAGTCCAGTTCAAAGGATCCTACGGTTCAACGCATTCTGTTGTCATGAGGGCGAAATCAGGCACAGTCCGATTCATTGAAGGACAGCACAGCTTGAAAAAGAAGCCAAATCTTGTCATCCGATAA